The Scyliorhinus torazame isolate Kashiwa2021f chromosome 7, sScyTor2.1, whole genome shotgun sequence genome has a window encoding:
- the LOC140427000 gene encoding F-box/LRR-repeat protein 3-like, with the protein MKQNRVKQKVETQPASDADEGKKRRKTSSTPTIETLCACQVDWGNLHYDVILHIFQYLPLVDRACASSVCRTWNEVFHMPELWRRFEFELNQPATSYLKSTHPDLIQQIIKKHADHLQYVSFKVDSSTESAEAACDILSQLVNCSIKTLGLISTARPSFMNLSKSRFVSALTVVFVNSKSLSSIKIDDTPVDDPSLKVLVANNSDTLKLLKMSSCPHVSPAGILCVADQCYGLRELALNYYLLSDELLLALSSEKHVHLEHLRVNVVSENPGQTQFHSIKKSSWDALVRHSPKVSIVMYFFLYEEEFDSFFRDETPVTHIYFGRAVSKAMLGRIGINCPRLIELVVCANGLQPLDDELICIAERCKHLTAMGLGECEVSCSAFVKFVKICGRRLTQLSIMEEVLIPDQKYNLEQIHWEVSKYLGRVWFPDMMPTW; encoded by the exons ATGAAGCAAAACAGAGTAAAGCAAAAAGTTGAGACCCAGCCTGCTTCAGATGCTGATGAAGGCAAAAAAAGACGAAAAACGAGCTCAACTCCAACCATTGAGACTTTGTGTGCATGTCAGGTAGACTGGGGAAACCTGCACTATGATGTGATTTTACACATCTTTCAGTACTTGCCATTGGTGGATCGAGCTTGCGCATCATCAGTATGTAGAACTTGGAATGAAGTCTTTCACATGCCTGAGCTATGGAGACGATTTGAGTTTGAATTGAACCAGCCAGCCACATCCTATCTGAAATCAACCCACCCAGATCTAATCCAGCAGATAATCAAAAAGCATGCAGATCATCTGCAGTATGTCAGTTTTAAG GTTGACAGTAGCACTGAGTCTGCAGAGGCAGCATGTGATATTCTTTCACAACTGGTTAACTGTTCCATAAAGACATTGGGGCTGATTTCCACAGCAAGACCCAGTTTCATGAATTTGTCAAAG TCGCGTTTTGTGTCAGCTCTAACTGTGGTATTTGTGAACTCAAAATCACTGTCATCAATCAAGATTGATGATACACCAGTAGATGACCCATCTCTTAAGGTTTTGGTGGCTAATAACAGTGACACTCTGAAATTGTTGAAAATGAGCAGTTGTCCTCATGTTTCACCTGCAG GTATTCTTTGTGTGGCAGATCAGTGCTATGGCCTCCGAGAGCTGGCACTAAACTATTACCTTCTGAGTGATGAATTGTTATTGGCCTTATCCAGTGAGAAGCATGTTCATCTGGAACACCTTCGCGTCAATGTGGTGAGTGAGAATCCTGGACAGACACAGTTCCACAGCATCAAAAAGAGCAGCTGGGATGCTCTTGTGAGACATTCTCCAAAAGTCAGCATTGTCATGTACTTCTTTCTGTATGAAGAAGAGTTTGATTCTTTTTTCCGTGATGAAACTCCAGTCACACACATATATTTTGGCCGTGCAGTCAGTAAGGCGATGTTGGGTCGCATTGGAATAAACTGCCCAAGATTGATTGAACTGGTAGTCTGTGCAAACGGTCTCCAACCTCTGGATGATGAATTGATTTGCATTGCAGAACGTTGCAAACACCTAACTGCTATGGGCCTGGGTGAATGTGAGGTTTCATGCAGTGCGTTTGTGAAGTTTGTGAAGATATGTGGACGACGCCTGACACAGCTATCTATTATGGAGGAAGTACTGATACCAGATCAGAAATATAACTTGGAGCAAATCCACTGGGAGGTTTCAAAGTATCTGGGCAGGGTATGGTTCCCAGATATGATGCCTACCTGGTAA